Below is a genomic region from Triticum dicoccoides isolate Atlit2015 ecotype Zavitan chromosome 5A, WEW_v2.0, whole genome shotgun sequence.
gaagagcCCTTGCCGAGGAGAACAAGGCCTTGGCCAAGCTTCTTCAAGAAGAGAACAAGATCATGACGATGAACTGCAATGACATGGACGACATCACCAAAGAATGGCATGATATTGCAAGGAGAGTGATCTTGGAGAGAAGGAAGCAAACGACGATGGGTGGTGgcttcggtggtggtggtggcgatggtgatgatgatggtcatgGAGGTGGCGGTGACTGTGAATATTTTGTTTTATCGTTCGGCCTTGCAGGGTCTGTTCGGCCGCAGCCCGCGCCAGCCCTCAAAACACGTTTTCCGTGGTCTGTGTACTCACTTTAAAGGTCCGCGCGATAAGGGGTCTGGAGGAGATGCTCTGAGCCTTCCAAGATTTGCTTCCCGTAACTACGCAATAGGTGTGGGCAGCAATTATCAAATCattcaaaagaaaaaggaaaggggatTGCTACCCAAAGGGTGAAGGGCTTGCAAGAGGATGGCAATCCGATCATATTGATTGATCAACATGGTGGCTTGGTTTCAgagaactagatgataccccgcatgtTGTTGCGAGAACTTGTGCTGCTATAAGGAGGGGGTTTATCAAGTAAAACGTAGTGAGACCATTAAAGGGGTGTATAAATAAATATATgtctgtttgaacctttgatagaaTGATATGAGGAGTTGGAAAAATTGGAGTAACATAGTCAATAAGTGCATTGGTAATGTGTTGACCAATTGATATATTATAAAATATAAGGTTTTAGGGCATTGGTTGGGCGTATTAAAATTAAGTAACAATTCATATCATTCTGCCCTTTATGGTCATTCCTTGTGTAAGATCCAAATAGAGTATTTAAAAAGAAGATAAAAAAAGAGTTGGCCGCCACTTTAGTGGACTCTTATGATTACGAAATGGCAACCAATGGACTCTTTATTTGATAATGTTCATGGTCGAGAAACGGGCAAGATGCAAGTCATGAACGGGTTATTGATTTGAGACGACCAATCCATATATTCCCGACACCAATCAATAGTAACTTGCTCGCGAAAACAATCCATAGATCTATCATCTTCAGTATTGGACAGAACATGTAGCTAAAGAACCTGACATGATACTCGATTCAGAAAAAAGTGACGGGCCTTTTTTCACCTAGGAATTATGCTAGCATGGTACATTATACTTACAAAATTAACTTGTTCGCAACTGATTTTGATGCAAATATAAGAGAACCATGGCATATTTCAACACAATAATTAGTACCAAAAAGCTGCAAAAATAATTAGTAGAAAAAAGCTGCAAAGCAAATGTTTCTTCGATATGTGCCATATATGAACTCAATATGCCATCCTAGTAGTATTTTCGCAAAAGAAAGAGAATATGCAGGTACAAATTGTAATCTGGCACGTAAACATATATAAATTAGTAGCCTAAAACCAGAGCGATGATAGCTAATAACTGAAATCAGTCACATATACATTCACGTGCGCTGTAGTTTATTTAAGGGAACCCTACAGAATAGGTGAGCAAAGACATACCAAGATTCAGGTTCGACATGACATACGATAGGATGATTTTTCTTTGCAAGCACTCCTGTACAGTTCCATAGGATAATCTCATATGTTCCACCTGAAGATAGTGAAGAGACAGCCGTGCTTACTAATAAAAACAATACCAATAAACATCATCAAGACTGAAGCAGTAGTGTTTTCGACTTTCCATTGAAGCCAAACTAAGACCTACGATTAATCTTTAATAATGCAAAAAAAAACAACGGAGAATGGAGAACCTGTCACCAATTGACCACAAATCGAGCcattgcttcggtgccttaaaggcacctaccTTTGTGTTTATGACATATGAGTCCAACAGATCGGATCTGTTGGACTCATATGTCATAAACACAAAGGTAGGTGGATCTGTTGGACTCATATGTCATAAACACAAAGGTAGGTGCCTTTAAGGCATCGAAGCATTGCCCGAGTTTGAGGCGTGGACAACCCTGCCAAAGTTTTCTCTGAGGTCTGATAGAGCACATCTCCACCACGACCATGGGGAACGACCTGGGAAGTGGCATCGCAGTGGAAGCGCACATACTCGCTATGGTGGCACCTCGGTTCTGCCCCACGGCGGCGCCGTGCGGAGCCACTTGATGCGTCCCTCTCCTCTGTGCGTCCTACCCAGGCAGACCATCATCCTTCATCGTTGTATTGGATCTCCCTAGTGGATCACGCGAGGGGATTAATAGCTGAGGAAACTACCAGAGAATGAAGAGACGGAGAAGGGGATTAATAGCTGAGGAAACTACCGGAGAATGAAGAGAAGGAGAAGGATCAAGGAACAGACACAAATAATAATCTAGTGGGGAGATGAAACAACATGCCTTATTACGGATAGAAAGGTTGGTCTTCATTATCGATCAATTCACACCCGAGAAGGTGGACGTACCGTGGGGAATGCATGAGTCTGATGTGGCTGCATTGCTACGTGTACATtttggacgagacttgcctgctccacgcgtgtgtgcccatccgtgctcccgcatacgtggcttgatttgattgaaacaaaataaggcccggccccacctCCTTAAAATCAGGGAGGAAGATGATTagattaaaaagaaaaaaaaaagaaaaaagacagccgtaggatgaagtgaGAGCACGGATAGGAGCacgggagggagcaggcaagcagGATCCGTACATTTTGCATGACAATATAGGATGACGTGGCACATCGCTGGTATGGACGGTGTGCATGGTGTAAGAATAGGTAGTGGGGAGCAACTTTTTAAAAATTGGTAGATTCGTGGGCCACGTTTGCATCCTTCGTGACACCAACCCTGAACCCCTGCCTCCGATTCAATTTTCTGGAAATATATGAACGAGCACCATTCGATCTCACGAATGTCATTCAGTTCAGTAGATCGTTCCGTTGGTAAGACCCTGAACCGCCGACGTGCTACTGTGCCAGAGGGACCTCACTGTGCACTGGACGGACATTCTTGCCTCCCCCAGCCAGCATCTTCAGGAAATAAAAACCAAAACGGGAGAAACCACATTGCACCATGTATACATCCGAATTCCTATTTCATTTCTATTTATTGTTCCTTTTCATCATCCCTAATTCCATACTAATGAATTTGGTACAAGAGATGAATCATCCGCAAAGTTGATGCTCTAGCTCAAAATTTACAGTTGAAGAAAGCGAGTAATGCGGTTATTCCAGCTATTCAGGACCCAACAAGGCCCTTGTGCCGAGCATAAGCGACAATAGTGACGAACATGAAAGCACAAAACAGCCCTGATACAATAACCACCTGCAACATGGCAAACACAATGTTATGGACGAGTGAGGCGATTACTATAATACTTCACAATCAACGAACGCTAAATAGAGCATGTCAAGAAAAAGTGATGCCATTTACCCATTTGAAGACATATCCATGGCCGTCGTTCCAGGTGTAAGGTATGTTCATACCAAAGACTCCAGCAACCAATGAGTAGAGTGACAAGCAGACGGTCCCAGAACTCAAGAATAGCTCTAGCTGCACGAAGCAAAGAGAAATTAAGTTTTACTCTGGCAGAATGTTTAACATGTAACGAGCCAATGAATATTCAGATTATAGAATTTAAATGCAATAGGACCAATGTGGTAACTGGTAGGAACTAGGACAGTCATCTAAATCAGACAAGTTTGTGAAACCTTTACTTGACATGGGGTTGCCTATTAAGCTTCTTTTTTATTATTAAGCATGTGTTTATTACAAGCACAAGAATGTCTAAAATGAACAGTTCTGAAGTACtcactccatcccataatataagacattaTTACATCCAATATGTGAGGGAGTACTAACATACTGTATTTCACAAAGATAATCATAAGGTTTGTGCTTTCAAAATTACCTGAATCAACTGATTACGGTGATTATCAAGCTGCAGAAAAGAAGAAGGATTAAGTGGTGTTCCAAGGGTGAAAAGGTCCGCATCAAGAACACATACATTTTACTAGGAACCTTACCTGAATGTTAATATAATCTTCTGTGTCATCAATATACTCTCTCAGCTGAAAAAGAAGTTGCAGACAAATACAACATTAACAAAATGCCAAATCCCAGATTTTAAACAAGGCTTAACAGAACTTCAGCGATACTGTTAAGATAAGTCCTGATTTTGATAGCCTATTATGATATTGTGTACTTGACTTAGGTGCCCCAACTTACCGTTGTCAATTTGTTTAATGTGCCATCTATCTGCATGAAATATGCCTGCAAGTATATGTAAATTTCAGTACTCTGCCAGAGATAGTGTAACCAAGAGATTTTAAGGCCGAGGAGCAAATAACAACCTCCAGCAACATCTCCAGCTCTTCCACATCATTCTCATTTCCATGTATAGTTGCTGCACTGGCTCTACTAGCTCTTGATATTTTTGAACCAATAGTTGGGGATGCTGGGAACCAATTTGGTCCACCGGAACCACTGACAGGGGATGATGCCCCGGCCAACTTTCTAGACAAGTAAAGATCAGCCATGTCATCGTCATCATCCAATAATTGTTCAAGCTCATCTCTCACCTAGAAATTAAAATACACCTTGTGATATGCTAGAAAACCATAAACAAGGAAAATAATCATAGCAGTCCATAGTagctaaaattcttgtcttagatctgtctagatacggatgtatctaatactaaaacatgacttgatacatccgtatttagacaaatttaagacaagaattttgggacggagggagtatactataATATATATTCCAAGACAGAAATAACATAGAGAGCATACTCATCCATGAGAATGTATAGTATCAGAGGAAAAATATTAGCTGGAGCACTATATAGATTCTGGAACAACTCGCGAATCCCAAGGTTGCGTGAAGGAAGACAATTCCATCCCATCAAGCTTTTTAAGATACACACAAAGGGCCGGAGACAATACATAGAAAAGCTAAGATAATGTTCCAACAAAGTATGCAAGAGAATAAATAAAAATGTACAGTTTAAGCAGCGattagaataaaaataaaaataaacagaatTAATTCTACATTATGAAATATAGATATACCATCTGGTATTAGAAATGCACTTCCAGATGTTTTGGGTTGTTAAATTCTGTTCTAAATAATCACTTGGGTACATTAATTACGAATCAGATATGATAGACAAGGGAAAAAGGAAAAGCATGGCGATGCCCATCAGACATTCAGAACTGTATGGCCTCTTTAATTCACATGACTCGCACATAATCGGAATTTGGCTTATACACGGTAGTGGAATTCAGATGACAATATGACATACAGAACATCATAAGAAGTCAGTGCTTGAAAATATACATAGAAGTCACTAAACACTAAAGTGTCAGATAACAAACTAAATGAAACAGAATGAACAGGAAACCAGACCTTCTGGACCCTTGCAGTCAATCTCGTCATGCCACTTTTTAACTTCCGTACCTTGTCCAAGTTGTGGCTACTAATCTGTTGTGCCAATAGTAGAGAAAATTAATATGGAGAAAATAGAAGAACAAgccaataaagagtttggagatATTTTAGCCTGACATGCTTTCAGGGGTGCATGGAAAATTAATAAGCATATGAAGGCATTTACACAGATAGGTGTGCTAATGTGCTATATTATTCCTCAATGAAACTTTATGTTATCATAAGTTTTCAACAAGCCAACAAGGACGATAATTTAGCCTGGTGTGCTTTAATGGGTGCATGGTAAGTTGCTAAGCATATGAAAGTGTTACAGAAGTAGGTGTGCTAATGTGACATTTTATTCCTCAATAAAACATTATGTCATCATAAAGTTCTGCAATGCTATTCTAGCTACTACTGTATTATGTTTGGTGGTGAATGAAAATCTTATGGCAGACTGACTACCTGTTATTAATAAGAGTTATAAAGAGTAAATAACACTTTCTAGCGTTTTCTAGCATGCACTCCTTTCAGAAGTAAAGTGCACTGCCTAACATCTTAATCTTATTCTCACCATATAATTCTACGGACAGTAAATGGATCCTGAAACATATATGACCAAAAGTGGCGTATAGGAGAAATGAGATACCTACTATGACATATTTCGATCATTCTATGAAAAAGTTCCTACTCAACAATGTTAGCACCATAAAGTAAAGTAGAGTAAGCATGTACTTACTCACCTTGGATGTCAGGTCATCCAAAGCTGGGTAAGCATTAGTCTCCAGCTCAGTAGTGCGCGCATCAAGAAAGCTGCAGATTGCTTCCAAAGTAACCTCAAGTGCACGGAACTCAAAGGGAGATTCTGGTGTTCATATAACGAGATTGCAGGGCATGAAAAAAATGTGCATAAGTATGCAACCCTATTTCCATGGATATGAATTAACGATAATTGGCAACTAAACCAGaaataaagaagcaataaaatCAGTAAGATCGACACCACTATTCTGGATCGAGGGTATGGTTATACAAATGTACCAGCTGGCATGAACCAGTCGGACAGAAAATATGCTTCTGAGTCATTTTGATCAAAGAATCAGGATGACACAACaattatcatatatatatatattatatacaaCATACCAAGTGAAAAAGTGGTAGCATTGTTGTAAACAATCAGAATGACACCATTACTGGTCTGTATGACTGTCACCATGTGAGTTAAATTAATCAGACATGGGTCCGGTTGTAACCTATAATAAAATGTAAAAGTCCTTTGGTCAACCATAGTAATCCTTATTAAAAGGAAGGGTAGCCACATGTCACCACTAGATC
It encodes:
- the LOC119303091 gene encoding magnesium transporter MRS2-I, with amino-acid sequence MAAAVAAAGGEAAAAALAAAKKRAASRSWILFDAAGEERELDADKYAIMHRVDINARDLRILDPLLSYPSTILGRERAIVLNLEHIKAIVTSEEVLLRDPSDENVIPVVEELRRRLAPSSSAQHDGKDNLSGQHDAEAAEEDESPFEFRALEVTLEAICSFLDARTTELETNAYPALDDLTSKISSHNLDKVRKLKSGMTRLTARVQKVRDELEQLLDDDDDMADLYLSRKLAGASSPVSGSGGPNWFPASPTIGSKISRASRASAATIHGNENDVEELEMLLEAYFMQIDGTLNKLTTLREYIDDTEDYINIQLDNHRNQLIQLELFLSSGTVCLSLYSLVAGVFGMNIPYTWNDGHGYVFKWVVIVSGLFCAFMFVTIVAYARHKGLVGS